From the Fibrobacter sp. genome, one window contains:
- a CDS encoding LamG domain-containing protein, with protein MNRLIVWLRQPCRGWMPTLAAPLVLLACSNSNDVAGGVTDIGNSVAQEPDSVVFCGTVVNMQGKKMPAARLALYWDNGIEIVDSLETFADSNAQFEFKMPADDEHIGKQATPELYLYAESGALSGLSLPPTQKTEEIRIGTNKAVRGSISGATSGLVRIGGTRLMAEVQADGSFRFDSIPPGIQETLIYSESVSVTGYIPFSIQDAGDTLVLPQLENYGGHLWNPDLDLLGETYGFTSSHADDVSGANTGWTTIDIEMNGDEYVFDHNGKIADSVNYVEGVSGNGVLLEPGQYIDLDTLNPTGGDFTLSLWTKWNGPNGEHQALFCQRAYWSDSTSRFQWHFESNTGSFTVMKSMPNYPEAIFFGDSSSVPVGEWAFLVLVSKDHMVSMFVNGKPVGNAQEFVPNDLNRSVPFRVGGNEIRTETWNGVIDGVSIETRARSPEWIRAKYEKSKP; from the coding sequence ATGAATCGTTTGATAGTTTGGCTTAGACAACCTTGCCGTGGGTGGATGCCCACCCTTGCTGCACCCCTTGTCCTCCTCGCTTGTTCAAACAGCAACGATGTGGCTGGCGGCGTTACCGATATCGGAAATTCTGTTGCACAGGAACCAGACTCGGTAGTATTCTGCGGAACCGTAGTCAACATGCAGGGCAAAAAAATGCCCGCCGCACGGCTTGCGCTGTATTGGGACAACGGCATTGAAATTGTCGATTCCCTGGAAACCTTTGCCGATTCCAACGCCCAGTTTGAATTCAAGATGCCCGCCGACGATGAACATATCGGCAAGCAGGCCACGCCGGAGCTCTACCTGTACGCCGAATCGGGTGCACTTTCGGGCCTTTCTCTCCCGCCAACTCAAAAGACAGAGGAAATCCGCATCGGCACAAACAAGGCTGTCCGGGGAAGCATTTCTGGTGCAACGTCTGGATTGGTCCGTATCGGCGGAACACGCCTCATGGCCGAAGTGCAGGCAGACGGATCCTTCCGTTTCGATTCGATTCCACCCGGCATACAAGAAACGTTAATTTATTCAGAAAGTGTTTCGGTGACGGGTTACATCCCGTTCTCGATACAGGACGCCGGCGACACGCTGGTACTTCCGCAACTGGAGAACTACGGAGGACACCTTTGGAATCCAGACCTTGACCTGCTTGGGGAAACCTACGGATTCACATCTTCCCACGCCGACGACGTAAGCGGGGCCAATACCGGATGGACCACGATAGACATCGAAATGAACGGCGACGAATACGTGTTTGACCACAACGGAAAAATTGCAGACAGTGTAAATTATGTAGAGGGCGTAAGCGGCAATGGCGTACTGCTTGAACCGGGGCAGTATATAGACCTGGACACCCTCAACCCCACTGGCGGAGACTTCACCCTTTCGCTGTGGACAAAATGGAACGGTCCAAACGGAGAGCACCAGGCCCTGTTCTGCCAGCGCGCCTACTGGAGCGATTCCACGTCGCGGTTCCAGTGGCATTTTGAGTCGAACACCGGTTCATTCACCGTAATGAAAAGTATGCCCAACTATCCCGAAGCCATTTTCTTCGGCGATTCAAGCAGCGTCCCTGTGGGAGAATGGGCGTTCCTCGTACTCGTTTCGAAGGACCACATGGTGAGCATGTTCGTAAACGGCAAGCCCGTAGGCAATGCACAGGAATTTGTTCCAAATGACCTGAACCGGAGCGTTCCATTCCGCGTGGGCGGCAACGAAATAAGGACCGAGACCTGGAATGGCGTAATCGACGGCGTAAGTATTGAAACCCGCGCCCGCAGCCCCGAGTGGATAAGGGCAAAATACGAAAAAAGCAAGCCCTAG
- a CDS encoding TIGR02147 family protein, giving the protein MSIALEHLFDYDDFRKFMQDYFEEQKKMRSVFSHRFFAAKAGFSSSSYCLNVIRGRFNLTHKSIEKISKAMDFEPLQKEYFEALVQYNQAEQVDIREQAWKQILQIRKQIEFTHVTTREQAYFSKWYYPIIRELAVDLDWHEDYRVLARSLTPQITTEEARKAVKNLLEWGLLKKEGDRYELTSQMLDAAEIPPIALRQIRHEYIQHAIGAVESMPKDERFATFTTLAMSKSSYDYAVEILEEARKKIIARASNDTNVERIYEMMLVAFPMSKMLTKEDEG; this is encoded by the coding sequence GTGAGTATCGCACTGGAACATCTATTCGACTACGACGATTTCCGCAAGTTCATGCAGGATTATTTCGAAGAGCAGAAAAAAATGCGCTCCGTGTTTTCCCACCGTTTCTTTGCGGCAAAAGCCGGATTCAGCAGTTCCTCTTACTGCCTGAATGTAATTCGCGGGCGATTCAACCTTACGCACAAGTCCATCGAGAAAATTTCGAAGGCCATGGACTTCGAGCCCCTGCAAAAAGAATACTTCGAGGCGCTGGTGCAATACAACCAGGCAGAGCAGGTGGACATCCGGGAGCAGGCGTGGAAACAGATTCTGCAAATCCGCAAGCAGATCGAGTTCACCCATGTCACCACCCGCGAGCAGGCTTACTTTAGCAAGTGGTACTACCCTATCATACGCGAACTCGCCGTTGACCTGGACTGGCACGAAGACTACCGCGTGCTGGCACGGTCGCTCACGCCGCAAATAACGACAGAAGAAGCCCGCAAGGCGGTGAAAAACCTGCTGGAATGGGGACTCTTGAAAAAAGAGGGCGACCGCTACGAACTGACTTCGCAAATGCTGGACGCCGCAGAAATTCCACCCATTGCACTCCGGCAAATCCGACACGAGTACATACAGCACGCCATAGGTGCAGTGGAATCCATGCCCAAGGACGAACGCTTTGCTACATTCACGACCCTTGCCATGAGCAAAAGTTCCTATGACTACGCCGTAGAAATTCTTGAGGAAGCCCGCAAAAAAATTATAGCCCGCGCGTCCAACGACACCAACGTGGAGCGTATTTACGAAATGATGCTTGTGGCGTTCCCGATGAGCAAGATGCTCACGAAGGAGGACGAAGGATGA
- a CDS encoding alpha/beta hydrolase, producing MSDKLVHNVCTDGFEMEYAQFGTGPRPLVVIPGLAIRSVMKSADALQVPFKMFTEGYTLYFFDRRKDANPGYSVEDMARDQALALRALGLKDVALYGVSQGGMVAQHLAANYPKLVWKLVLGCSTSKAEPQQLKVIGEWTRLARAHDGDGLVKAFIRDCFSEPFAKRYGRALQVMYKDVSAEEMDRFAVFSDACDFVDTRNGLENIKCPTLILAASKDQVVTPEASQKIYDRLKAAGTPCELQMYEGYGHAVFDELPEFKTKILEFLSAP from the coding sequence ATGAGTGATAAACTTGTACACAATGTCTGCACCGACGGATTTGAAATGGAATACGCCCAGTTCGGAACTGGCCCTCGCCCGCTGGTGGTCATTCCGGGTCTTGCCATCAGGAGCGTCATGAAATCTGCAGACGCCCTGCAAGTGCCCTTCAAGATGTTCACCGAAGGCTACACGCTTTACTTTTTCGACCGGCGAAAGGACGCCAACCCCGGCTACTCCGTAGAAGACATGGCCCGGGACCAGGCACTTGCCCTGCGTGCCCTCGGCCTCAAGGACGTAGCCCTTTACGGAGTGTCCCAGGGAGGCATGGTGGCCCAGCATTTGGCGGCAAATTACCCGAAACTGGTCTGGAAACTCGTACTCGGCTGTTCCACCTCCAAGGCTGAGCCCCAACAACTCAAGGTAATCGGAGAATGGACAAGGCTTGCCAGGGCCCACGATGGCGACGGTCTAGTGAAAGCCTTTATCCGGGACTGCTTCTCGGAACCTTTCGCCAAACGTTACGGCAGGGCCCTCCAGGTCATGTACAAGGATGTCTCTGCCGAAGAGATGGACCGCTTTGCCGTTTTCTCCGACGCCTGCGATTTTGTGGACACCCGTAACGGACTGGAAAACATCAAGTGCCCCACCCTCATTCTTGCCGCAAGCAAGGACCAGGTGGTCACCCCCGAAGCCTCCCAAAAAATCTACGACAGGCTAAAGGCTGCCGGCACCCCCTGCGAATTGCAGATGTACGAAGGTTACGGCCACGCCGTATTCGACGAGCTGCCCGAATTCAAGACCAAAATCCTCGAATTCTTGTCCGCACCCTAA
- a CDS encoding isoleucine--tRNA ligase, with protein MFREVKKEETFPQIEERVLALWDKDESFKKSLDSRPETEPYTFYDGPPFATGLPHYGHLLAGTIKDIVPRYWTMKGKKVPRGFGWDCHGLPIESLVQNELGLAGVAEIQKLGVDKFNETCRGKVLKYTSEWKKTVRRMGRWVDFDKGYKTMDKNFMESVWWVFKQCFDKGLIYQGYRIQPYSPALATPLSNFETNQGYKDRQDPSLTLIFPINSSEPKFKDTSILVWTTTPWTLYSNFCIVVGPDMDYNLVEQDGKKYWIAASRTAAYFKNPNIVDTCKGSELVGKDYEPLSRISDAFVTPDQLSRHYKIYPADYVSTEDGTGAVHTAPSFGEEDFQKGAELDLGLFDPLDTEGKFTDKVPMWKGLGAKEADKEIIRYFKEQGRVFKQDVIVHSYPHCWRTGVPLIYRALKTWFLKIDAPVTSKDGITKTLKEWMVENNQTVNWVPDHIKNGRFGKWLEGARDWNLSRNRFWGTPIPVWLSDDGDTIAVGSIEELQQLTGVKLDDLHKHFVDKLTIEKDGKVYRRTPEVFDCWFESGSMPYASRHYPFENKELVERSFPADFIAEGLDQTRGWFYTLTVLSNALFQKPAFKNVIVNGIILAEDGSKMSKSKRNYPDPNDLIERTGADAIRLFMINSAALKAEDLRFSEEGVKGIVKQVMLPLWNAVAFFVSNHNADAAKGQLNWKPGQEVKSENELDRWMLATLQDLAAKVEVEMKAYRLYNVVPAVIAAVDDLTNWYVRRSRRRFWKSENDGDKNAAYATMYKVLVDFSKILAPFLPLLAEEIYQILVREVDANAPVSVHLCEFPSADKSLMDEKLVERIAMVRGMVEMGRVIRATNNVKNRMPIASMTVVAHGTEEKNVAETMKDLILEELNVREMKFLEDETKLVKLSAKPNFLAIKAKGPDYAKNMKVISAKLNSLTVDEIKALQNGETIKFDFGEVGADCLMLNRIVADGMAVEANQHFTVALDLKITDELRRACVARELVNRIQNRRKDQNYAITDKIEVTLFSASEVFKQAVAENEAYIAGETQTVKIAWAAAADGLEANDADGEAFAFTTVKA; from the coding sequence ATGTTTCGTGAAGTAAAGAAAGAAGAGACCTTCCCGCAGATCGAAGAGCGTGTGCTCGCCCTGTGGGATAAGGATGAATCGTTCAAGAAGTCGCTGGACTCCCGTCCGGAAACTGAACCGTACACTTTCTACGATGGCCCTCCGTTTGCAACGGGTCTTCCGCACTACGGTCACTTGCTTGCCGGTACCATCAAGGATATCGTTCCGCGTTACTGGACTATGAAGGGCAAGAAGGTTCCGCGCGGTTTCGGTTGGGACTGCCACGGCCTTCCGATTGAATCTCTCGTCCAGAACGAACTCGGTCTCGCGGGCGTTGCCGAAATCCAGAAGCTCGGTGTCGACAAGTTCAACGAAACCTGCCGCGGCAAGGTGCTCAAGTACACCAGCGAATGGAAGAAGACTGTTCGCCGCATGGGCCGCTGGGTGGACTTCGACAAGGGCTACAAGACCATGGATAAGAACTTCATGGAATCTGTGTGGTGGGTGTTCAAGCAGTGCTTTGACAAGGGCCTCATCTACCAGGGCTACCGCATCCAGCCGTACAGCCCGGCTCTCGCGACTCCGCTTTCGAACTTCGAAACCAACCAGGGCTATAAGGACCGTCAGGACCCGTCCCTCACGCTGATTTTCCCGATCAACTCGAGCGAGCCCAAGTTCAAGGATACGAGCATCCTCGTGTGGACGACGACCCCGTGGACGCTGTACTCCAACTTCTGCATCGTTGTGGGCCCGGACATGGACTACAACCTGGTGGAGCAGGACGGCAAGAAGTACTGGATTGCCGCAAGCCGCACCGCCGCCTACTTCAAGAACCCGAACATCGTGGATACCTGCAAGGGCTCCGAACTCGTGGGCAAGGACTACGAGCCGCTTTCCCGCATTTCCGATGCATTCGTGACGCCAGACCAGCTGTCCCGCCACTACAAGATTTACCCCGCCGACTACGTGAGTACCGAAGACGGTACCGGCGCCGTGCATACCGCTCCTTCCTTCGGTGAAGAAGACTTCCAGAAGGGCGCTGAACTCGACCTCGGCCTTTTCGACCCGCTGGATACCGAAGGCAAGTTCACCGACAAGGTCCCGATGTGGAAGGGCCTCGGTGCGAAGGAAGCCGACAAGGAAATTATCCGCTACTTCAAGGAACAGGGCCGCGTGTTCAAGCAGGACGTGATTGTCCATAGCTACCCGCACTGCTGGCGTACCGGCGTTCCTCTGATTTACCGCGCCCTCAAGACATGGTTCCTGAAGATTGACGCCCCTGTCACAAGCAAGGACGGTATCACCAAGACCCTGAAGGAATGGATGGTCGAAAACAACCAGACCGTGAACTGGGTGCCGGACCACATCAAGAACGGACGCTTTGGCAAGTGGCTCGAAGGCGCCCGCGACTGGAACCTTTCCCGTAACCGTTTCTGGGGTACGCCGATTCCGGTGTGGCTCAGCGACGACGGCGACACGATTGCTGTCGGCTCCATCGAAGAACTGCAGCAGCTCACCGGCGTGAAGCTGGACGACTTGCACAAGCACTTTGTTGACAAGCTCACGATTGAAAAGGACGGCAAGGTTTACCGCCGCACGCCCGAAGTGTTTGACTGCTGGTTTGAATCCGGCTCCATGCCGTATGCCAGCCGCCATTACCCGTTCGAAAACAAGGAACTGGTAGAACGCAGCTTCCCGGCGGACTTCATTGCCGAAGGCCTTGACCAGACTCGTGGTTGGTTCTACACGCTGACCGTGCTTTCTAACGCCCTGTTCCAGAAGCCCGCATTCAAGAACGTGATTGTGAACGGTATTATCTTGGCTGAGGACGGCTCCAAGATGAGTAAGTCCAAGCGCAACTATCCGGACCCGAACGACCTCATCGAACGCACGGGTGCCGACGCCATTCGCTTGTTCATGATCAACTCTGCCGCCTTGAAGGCCGAAGACCTGCGCTTTAGCGAAGAAGGCGTGAAGGGCATCGTGAAGCAGGTGATGCTCCCGCTTTGGAACGCCGTGGCATTCTTTGTGTCTAACCACAACGCCGACGCCGCCAAGGGCCAGTTGAACTGGAAGCCGGGTCAGGAAGTCAAGAGCGAGAATGAACTTGACCGCTGGATGCTTGCAACATTGCAGGATTTGGCTGCCAAGGTCGAAGTGGAAATGAAGGCTTACCGCCTGTACAACGTGGTGCCCGCCGTGATTGCCGCGGTAGATGACCTCACGAACTGGTACGTGCGCCGCAGCCGTCGCCGTTTCTGGAAGAGCGAAAACGATGGCGACAAGAACGCCGCCTACGCCACCATGTACAAGGTCTTGGTGGACTTCTCCAAGATTCTCGCTCCGTTCCTCCCGCTCCTCGCCGAAGAAATCTACCAGATTCTCGTTCGCGAAGTGGATGCCAATGCTCCGGTGAGCGTGCACCTCTGCGAATTCCCCAGCGCCGACAAGTCCCTGATGGACGAAAAGCTCGTGGAACGCATCGCCATGGTGCGTGGTATGGTCGAAATGGGCCGCGTGATTCGCGCTACGAATAACGTAAAGAACCGTATGCCGATTGCCAGCATGACGGTCGTTGCTCACGGCACCGAAGAAAAGAACGTCGCCGAGACCATGAAGGATTTGATCCTCGAAGAACTCAACGTTCGCGAAATGAAGTTCCTCGAAGATGAGACGAAGCTCGTGAAGCTCTCCGCAAAGCCGAACTTCCTTGCCATCAAGGCGAAGGGCCCGGATTACGCGAAGAATATGAAGGTGATTTCTGCCAAGCTGAATTCGCTGACCGTCGATGAAATCAAGGCTCTGCAGAATGGCGAAACCATCAAGTTCGACTTCGGTGAAGTCGGTGCCGACTGCCTCATGCTCAACCGCATCGTGGCCGACGGCATGGCCGTGGAAGCCAACCAGCACTTCACCGTGGCTCTGGACCTCAAGATCACGGACGAACTCCGCCGCGCCTGCGTGGCCCGCGAACTCGTGAACCGCATCCAGAACCGCCGTAAGGACCAGAACTACGCCATCACCGACAAGATCGAAGTGACGCTGTTCTCTGCAAGCGAAGTCTTCAAGCAGGCCGTGGCTGAGAATGAAGCTTATATCGCCGGCGAAACTCAGACTGTGAAGATTGCCTGGGCTGCCGCAGCCGATGGCCTCGAAGCCAACGACGCTGATGGAGAGGCATTCGCCTTCACGACTGTTAAGGCCTAG
- a CDS encoding MBL fold metallo-hydrolase, producing the protein MNKFFAILGTISLSMLAAACSDTKTAKETAAPANTAVAESETPAADASAGSATAPQVEGTKTITLSTGASVTWIQDNAGNKLNPRSLFSDASDSLYNSLNMPDGIPASVSTFLVKVDGKYILFDAGLGAFGGQLMNRLAALGVNPDSIGLVYLTHFHVDHISGLVAKDDAGNDTKVFKNAAVYAGKVEYDAWMNDIPKNDLQKNIMALYKDSLHLFAFGDTLPHGVLAMDAIGHTPGHTAFQLANLLVVGDLMHGYALQKDHPEINSNYDMDKPKSAESRKRIMQYASDNKLLMAGMHLPPPGFAE; encoded by the coding sequence ATGAACAAGTTCTTTGCCATCCTCGGAACCATCTCGCTTTCGATGCTTGCCGCCGCCTGCAGCGACACCAAGACCGCCAAGGAAACTGCCGCACCAGCAAATACTGCTGTCGCGGAATCCGAGACGCCCGCTGCCGATGCTTCGGCTGGCTCAGCAACCGCCCCACAGGTCGAGGGCACCAAGACGATTACGCTTTCAACCGGTGCAAGCGTCACCTGGATTCAGGACAACGCGGGCAACAAGCTGAACCCGCGCAGCCTTTTTAGCGACGCCAGCGATTCCCTCTACAACAGCCTGAACATGCCCGACGGAATCCCGGCTAGCGTGAGCACGTTCCTCGTGAAGGTTGACGGCAAGTACATCTTGTTCGACGCAGGCCTCGGGGCTTTCGGCGGACAGCTCATGAACCGCCTTGCCGCTCTCGGCGTGAACCCCGACAGCATCGGGCTTGTCTACCTCACACATTTCCATGTGGACCACATCTCGGGCCTTGTCGCAAAGGATGATGCCGGCAACGACACGAAGGTTTTCAAGAACGCCGCCGTATATGCGGGCAAGGTGGAATATGACGCCTGGATGAACGACATCCCGAAAAACGACTTGCAAAAGAACATCATGGCGCTCTACAAGGATAGCCTTCACTTGTTCGCATTTGGCGACACGCTCCCCCACGGAGTGCTCGCGATGGACGCCATCGGGCATACGCCGGGCCATACCGCATTCCAGCTAGCAAACCTGCTTGTCGTCGGTGATTTGATGCACGGTTACGCCCTGCAGAAGGACCACCCCGAAATCAACTCCAACTACGACATGGACAAGCCGAAATCCGCCGAGAGCCGCAAGCGCATCATGCAATACGCAAGCGACAACAAACTCCTGATGGCCGGCATGCACCTGCCCCCTCCGGGATTTGCGGAATAA